The genomic region TGCCCAGGAGGGATGTGGAGATGCTGCCCGTGTCTGCAGTGAGCCTGTACTGGGACCTGGTAGACTTCACCAGGGACCTCCGGGTCACCCTGTACTGCACAGATGACAGCTGGTGGCGCTGCAATGTCACCTCCAATGATAAGAATCCCAACACCACCCTGAGCCAGGCCCTGGAAGCCTgggggagcagcccagggatCACCTGGAATGATGTGACAATGGCCACCAGTGAGTGGCAGGGGTTGGTGTCTGTGCTTGTGGACAGGTGGACCCagctggccagggcagccaccaaGCTCCACAACACCTGCAGAGACGTGGCCACTGAGGCGGCCGACAGGGTGGGCACCGCCAGGAAGCGGCTGGATGATGCTGCCATTTTTGTACGAGAGGAAAACATGTTGCAGCTGGGTCAGGCCCTGGGCAAGGAGGAGGGGGCCGAGGAGGAGGACACCTTTGAAGCCCAGAAGAGGACAGAGGCCAGGGTGGCTGCCAGCGAGACAAGAAGGGCCGCCATGGTGAGAGAGCGGGTGGAggcgtccctggggctgctggagcgctTGGTGGCCACGTGTGACAAAGCCACCGCGTTCCCCCGGGAACTGCACCGCAGAGTTGGGGACATCAAGTCTGCCCTGAAGGGGACAAATGAGGcatcccccaatgtccccgaggACTTGGTGGCCAAGGTGGCCGAGGCCGAGCGGCTGTGGGAGGCCAACGCCCGCCTGGCCAAGGATCACCTGCTGGGGGCAGTTCCAGACATCATCGAGTTCTTGTTCAATGGTGGTCCCAACAGCCCCTGTGAGGTGGCCGAGCGGTGCCAAAGAGCCATCGAGGAGATCCCAAGGCTTGTTCAACCCCCGGAGCATCCCCAGAGCGTCCCCAGGGTTTCCCCGGTGAGCATGGAGGCCCAAGAGGTGCGACTGGGGGAGGGGGGACAGGAtctgggggaggagagggggactgaggggacactgagggggaaGGGGCAATTATTGAGGATGGAGGGATACATGGGGATggtgggaggggacaggagggagtaGCAGGAAGGGGGGAGGTGACAGATGAGTGGAGGGAAAAGGCGGTAAGGGGGCAGAGGGGGATGGGACGTACACGGTGGGGAGGTGACATGGAAGGTTGGTGGGTGTGGCAGAGGAGGCAGCATGGGATTGCAGTGGGTGGGAGGGGCTACGAGGGGAGGGGCAAGGGGTGGCAGAGGGAATAAGGGGCTGACaaagggatggaggggacaaAAATGACCCCTCGGTGGGGGCGGCCACCCCAGCAGGACCTAAGCGCCACCAGGTCTGTGACAcctcctctgtcccctccccagctgtccccggccctgctgcagccacaggtcacCGTGGTGGCCACCCTGGGTGAGCTGCTGGCCACCCTGCCCCGGCGGGATGAGGagatgatgctgctgctgatgtcACCAGGGTGCCTGCACAAGGACCTGGGCGAATTCACCTATGAGCTCTGGGAAACCATGGGGTACACTGAGTGTGTCTGGTGCCACTGCAAGCACCCTGACAGAATTGGTGACCCTGTCACCTCCCTGAGCCGGGCCCTGGCCGCCTACGAGAGCACCCCATGGACCACCTGGTTTAATGTGAGGATGGCAGCCCCCGACTGGCACAGGTCGGTGTCTCTGCCTGTGGACAGCTGGACCAAGCTGGCCAGCAAGGCCAAGGAGATCTGCAATGCCTGCAAGAAGGTGGCCATTGAGGCAGCCTCTGAGGAAGCCGCCGCCAGCGCCCGAGCCAGGAAGCTGCAGGCCAAGGCTGACCATTAtgggacagctcaggaaaaCAGGGGGGAGCTGGGtcaggccctgggcagggaggagggggccGAGGTGGTGGCCGGGGGTGAAGCCCAGGTGAGGAGATTGGCCAGGGTGGCTGAAACCCAGGCAACCAGGGCCGCCAGGAAGAGAGAACGGCTGGAggcgtccctggggctgctggagcgtTTGGTGGCCGCGTGTGATGAAGCCACCAAGttccaccaggagctgcagcaaagGGCTGGGGACATCAAGGCTGCCCTGAAGGGGACAAATGAGGCATCCCCCGAGGTGCCCAAGGACTTGGTGGCCAAGGTGGCCGAGGTCGAGTGGCTGTGGGAGGCCAACACACACCTGGCCATGGGTCACCTGGACGGGGTAGTTCGAGACATCTGGAAGTTCTATTTTGAAGGTGGTCGCGATAGCCCCACTGGGGTGGCCGAGAGGTGCCAAAGAGCCATCGAGGACATCCCAAGGCTCCTTCGACCCCAACCACGtgcccaaggtgtccccaaggtgtccccagtgagCAGGGAGCTCCAAGAGGTGTGACAGAGTGGGGAAGGGGgttgggggagggggggggaagagggggatgggagggacacagagggtgGAGGGTGGTGGCAGAGGGGACAAGAGGCTGACAGAGGGATGAAGGGAATAAAGGAGACCTCTTGGGGGCTGGGGGCCAACCCATGAGGCCGCAAGTGCCACCAGGTCCCTGACACCTCCCCTGTTCCCTCCACAGCTGTCTCtggtcctgctgcagccacaggtcacTGTGGTGGCCACCCTGGGTGAGCTCCTGGACACCCTGCCCAGGGTGGACGAGGAGATGCTGGTGTTCATGTCCCCAGGGTGCCTGTACTGGGTTCTGGAGGAATTCACCAATGAGCTCTGGGCCACCATGAACGGAACTGATGACACCTGCAGGCATCAAAATGTCACCTCCAATGATGATGACACTGTCACCTCCCTGAGCCAGGTCCTGGCCGCCTACAAGAGCACCCCATGGACAACCCGGAAGCCTGTGACAGTGGCAGCCAGCAAGTGGCAGGGGTCTGTGGCCGCGCTTGTGAAAAGCTGGGCCCAGGTTGCCAGGAAGGCCACCAAGCTCCATGACACCTGCAAGAAGGTGGCCACTGAAGTGGCCAAAAGAGCAGCCACCACCACTGACtgggccagggagctgcaggacgaGGCTGCCCGTGAtgggacagctcaggaaaaCGTGATGGAGCTGGAtcaggccctgggcagggagggcaaaGTGAGGAGAAAGGCCATGGAGGCTGCCAGCGAGGCAACAAGGGCCACCATGGTGAAACAGCTGATGGAGGCGGCCCTGGGGCCTCTGGAGCGCTTGGTGGCCGCGTGTGACAAAGCCACCGCGTTCCCCCGCGAGCTGCAGCGTAGGGTTGGGGACATCGAGGCCACCCTGAATGGGACAAATGAGGTGTCCTCTAAAGTCCCTGAGGATTTGGTGGCCCAGGTGGCCATGGCTGAGCGGCTGTGGGAGGCCAATGCCCGCCTGGCCAAATATCACCTCCTGGGGACACTTCAAGACATCATCGACTTCTATTTCACTGGTGGTCCCACTGGGCCCAGTGACTGTGCAGTGGCCGAGCGGTGCCAAAAAGCCACCAAGGACATCCCAAGGCTCCTTCGACCCCCAGAGAGTATCCAAAACattcccaaggtgtccccaatgagCATGGAGCACCAAGAGGTGTGATGGGGGTGGGGGAGAGAGAGAcggaggggacactggggtggaaGGGGTGGCAGTGGGGGAATGGGGGGGACACAGGAAGAATGgcgggaggggacagggggtcacaaaggggacaggagggagtgGCAGGAAGGGGGGAGGTGACAGAGGGGTggaggggaaagggagggatgaggggacAAGTGGGCAGTAAGGGCAcatgggggctggggggagtgGCAGAGTGGACAGCAGTGGGAGCACTGGGTGGAACGGGCTATGAGGGGATGGACAGGGGGTGACAGAGGGAACGAGAGGCTGAGAAAGGGACAGAGAGGACAAAAGGGACACCTCAGTGGATGGGGAACACCCCAGGAGGCCGTAAGTGCCACCAGGTCCCTgacacctcccctgtccccccccAGCAGTCCccggccctgctgcaggcacaggtcACCGTGGTGGCCATCCTGGGTGAGCTGCtggccaccctgcccaggcGGGACGAGGAGATGCTGCCCGTGTCCACAGTGAGACTGTACTGGGACCTGGTGGACTTCACTGAGAACCTCCGCATCACCCTGTACTGCACAGATGACACCTGGTGGCACCGCAATGTCACCTACAATGATGATGACCCTCCTACCTACAATGATGGTGACCCTCTCACCtccctcagctgtgccctgaCTGCCTGGGAGAGCACCGACTGGACCACCTGGGACCGTGTGACAACGGTGGCCAGCAAGTGGCAGGGGTCGGTGTCCGTActtgtgggcaggtgggcccagctggccagcagggccaccaAGCTCCACAACACCTGCAAGGAGGTGGCCACTGAGGCGGCCAACAGGGTGACCACTGCCACCACCcgggccagggagctgcaggacgaGGCTGCCCATGAtgggacagctcaggaaaacatggcggagctgggtcaggccctgggcagggaggagggggccGAGGTGGTGGCCGGGCATGGAGCCCAGAAGAGGAGAGAGGCCAGGGTGGCTGCCAGTGAGGCAAGAAGGGCCACCATGGTGAGACAGCGGCTGGAGGTGGCCCTGTGTCTGCTGAAGCGCTTGGTGGACACATGTGACAAAGCCACTGCGTTCCCCCGGGAGCTGCAGCGCCTGCTCGGGGACATCGAGGCTGCCATGAAAACGATAAATTGGGCATCCCCTGGTCTCCCTGAGGGCTTGGTGGCCAAGGTGGTCGAGGCTGAGCGGCTGTGGGAGGCCAACGCCCGCCTGGCCAAGGGTCACCTGGTGGGGGCAGTCCCAGATGCCATCAAGTTCTTGTTCACTGGTGGTCCCACCAGCCCCCGTGCCTGTGGGGTGGCCGAGCGGTGCAAAAGAGCCACCAAGGATATCCCAAGGCTCCTTCAAACCCCAGAGTGTCCTCAGAGCATCCCAAAGGTGTCCCCAGTGAGCACGGAGCTCCAAGAGGTGCGATGGGGAGGTGGGGGAGAGAGTGGGACAGaagtgacactgcaggagggagggggcaatGCGGGGACAGGGAGGCTGGTGGGGGGTGGCAGCCGGGACAAGAGGCTGacaaagggatggagggacaaaGGGCACCCCTTGGGGGCAGGGCGCCTATCCAGGAGGCCACTACTGCCACCAGGTCCCTGACACCTCCCCTGTCTCCTCCCCAGGTGTCCGCTCCGCAGCTGCAGGTGATGGTGGACGTGGTGGCCATCCTGGGTGTGGTGGCGGCCACCATGACCGGGCCACACAGGGCCACCTGCCTACACAATTCCGAAAACTCCCTGCATGAAGACGTGAAGAACTTCATCCGGAGCCTCCGTTCGATCCTGAACCACGgtggtgtcacctccctgggctgggccctGGCCACCCTCAGGGCAACCCCTGGGACCACTTGGGCCGATATGAGATTTGCGGCCAAGGCACGGTGGGAGTTGGTGGCCAAGCTTGTGGacagctgggaccagctggcCAGAGAGGCCACCAAGCTCCGAGATGTCTGCGGGAAGGTGGTCAAGGCCCGGCAGCTGATGGTGGCCCTGATCAGGGAGGACGTGACCTGGGAAATGGCCCCGCATGATTCCCAGGTGGCCGCAGCCACCAATGAGGCCATGGGAGAAGATGGGGTGGCCACCATGTGGCCAATGGCGGCCACCAGGTGGGGACATTGGGCAGTGGTGGCCCTGGAGCCACTGCAGCGCTTGGTGGCAGCGTGTGACAGAGTCACCTTGTTCTACTGGAACATGGAGtggcagctcagggacatcgaGGCCATCCTGAAGGGGACAAACGAGGcctcccctgatgtccccaagtCCAAGCTGGATGAAGTGGCCGAATTTGAGCGACTGTGGCGCGCCAGCACCCGCCTGGCCAAGGATCACCTGCTGGGGACACTTGAGCTCATTGACAACATCCTCCTGAGTCCCTCTGCTCGCCAAGGTGTCTCCAGTGGCCCTGGAAGCCGTGCAGTGGCCGAGCGGTGCCAAAGAGCCATCAAGGACATCCCAAGGCTGCTTCGGGACAGTGATGTCACTGCTGTGACTTCATCAGGGGAGTGATGTCACTGGGGAGACTTGTGGACACTTGGGTGCCATCAGCTCCTCGTGTCACCAAGAGCtcctccagtgccaccagctCTCAAGTGCCACCAGCTCTTCATGTCACCAAGACCCCTCAAGTGCTGCCAGCTCCTCAAGTGCCAGCGGCTCCTCGTGTCACCAAGAGCCCCTCAAGTGCCACCTGTTCCTCgagtgccagcagctcctcgtGTCAGCAAGAGCCCCTCAAGTGCCACCTGCCTGGGGCAGAACTGGTGCCACTGTGCTGGGGGTGGTGCCATGTCCCTGGTGCTACctctgcagtgtccccatgtccctgcagagggaacacgaggggtggcagaggggacagggtggtggcaggaggggacagggcatGGCAAAGcgacagaggggacagcagagccctccaAGGCAAGCGCCACCAGGTCCCTGACacctctcctgtcccctccccaggtgtcccctctgcagctgcaggctcTGGTGGCCGTGGTGGCCACCCTGGGTGAGGTGGTGGCCACCCAGTCAGGGCCACACAGGGGCAAGTTCTGACACAAGTCCCCAAACTCCCTGCATGAGGACCTGGGGAGCTTCACCCAGAGCCTCCGTAGCACCCTGAACCACAgcagtgtcacctccctgggccATCgtggtgtcccctccctgggccGGACCCTGACCACCCTCACGGCCACCCCTGGGGCCACCTGGGCCGATGTGAGAGCCGCGGGCAGCGCCTGGCCGGAGTTGGTGGCTGCATGTGAGGAGAGATGGAAACAGCTGGTGGAGGAGATCACCAAGCTCCGTGATGCCTGCGAGGACGCAGCCCTTGCCTGGGCCAGGGACCAGCAGGACACGGCCACCCACAGGGGTCGTAAATGACAATTTAATAATTGGCTTCTGCAATTCTGCCTTGGTTTCTGCAATTCTGCATTGGCTTTTGCTAAAAAATACTTTAACAAGTGTTTTGCTGCGGTATACTTGATTATTGATTATTAATAATTCCTTGTAGCTGCTTGCTGGTACAATATAATCGATGAGTTTATCTGTGTAGCCAATTTAGTGCTGGAGTAATAAATAGATATTATAAgccttaaaatattaaaaatagacAAATATTAAATAGAcaaacaataaatattaaaatagggACTATGCAATGTTAAAATGCTTTTGTGTAACTGACTCAGATGTAAAACAATTCCCTTGTTTCTCACACCTGGGCCCGACCTCTCCAGGGGATAACAGTGACCCAAACCTGAGAAGACTTCATGAATTGATCCTGAAACAAGACGATGGAAccaagagaagaaatcaaatatATTGACCCAATCTACAGAATGTCCTGCAGACAAGTCAGAGATTCAAACCAAACAACAGTTCCTGGAACATCCAAACCTCCCGGGAATGCTTGAATAATGTCTGAACTCAGGAATGTGTTTGTAGCCCAGCAGTGGAACCCGATCTGGAGAACAACGGGTTAAGTTACGGATGAGTTTTTTGGCCAACTGCCAAAATTCCTTTATATCCCTTATTAAACTTTTACAATTTTCAAGGAGTGAACTTTGTTTCTCATACCCGGCTGTGGTTTGGGGGCCCCCTCCCGCTGCTGAGCACTGACCCCGCCCCGGGTGTCGctggaacccccaaaaaccGCAGCCACCACCAGCCCTTGTTGGGGGTtgggtttttctgttctttccttgtTTCTTGTGCATTTTTTCCCATGGAGTTGCTGAGAGGCGCTGATGGCTGAGTGCTTGAGAAGGCGGGGAGGGGGAACTCCTCTGGTTTTTGGGAGTTTCTCTGGGAGGGGGGCACAGAGACAGCGGGAGAAT from Zonotrichia albicollis isolate bZonAlb1 chromosome 31, bZonAlb1.hap1, whole genome shotgun sequence harbors:
- the LOC141725936 gene encoding uncharacterized protein LOC141725936: MLPVSAVSLYWDLVDFTRDLRVTLYCTDDSWWRCNVTSNDKNPNTTLSQALEAWGSSPGITWNDVTMATSEWQGLVSVLVDRWTQLARAATKLHNTCRDVATEAADRVGTARKRLDDAAIFVREENMLQLGQALGKEEGAEEEDTFEAQKRTEARVAASETRRAAMVRERVEASLGLLERLVATCDKATAFPRELHRRVGDIKSALKGTNEASPNVPEDLVAKVAEAERLWEANARLAKDHLLGAVPDIIEFLFNGGPNSPCEVAERCQRAIEEIPRLVQPPEHPQSVPRVSPLSPALLQPQVTVVATLGELLATLPRRDEEMMLLLMSPGCLHKDLGEFTYELWETMGYTECVWCHCKHPDRIGDPVTSLSRALAAYESTPWTTWFNVRMAAPDWHRSVSLPVDSWTKLASKAKEICNACKKVAIEAASEEAAASARARKLQAKADHYGTAQENRGELGQALGREEGAEVVAGGEAQVRRLARVAETQATRAARKRERLEASLGLLERLVAACDEATKFHQELQQRAGDIKAALKGTNEASPEVPKDLVAKVAEVEWLWEANTHLAMGHLDGVVRDIWKFYFEGGRDSPTGVAERCQRAIEDIPRLLRPQPRAQGVPKVSPVSRELQELSLVLLQPQVTVVATLGELLDTLPRVDEEMLVFMSPGCLYWVLEEFTNELWATMNGTDDTCRHQNVTSNDDDTVTSLSQVLAAYKSTPWTTRKPVTVAASKWQGSVAALVKSWAQVARKATKLHDTCKKVATEVAKRAATTTDWARELQDEAARDGTAQENVMELDQALGREGKVRRKAMEAASEATRATMVKQLMEAALGPLERLVAACDKATAFPRELQRRVGDIEATLNGTNEVSSKVPEDLVAQVAMAERLWEANARLAKYHLLGTLQDIIDFYFTGGPTGPSDCAVAERCQKATKDIPRLLRPPESIQNIPKVSPMSMEHQEQSPALLQAQVTVVAILGELLATLPRRDEEMLPVSTVRLYWDLVDFTENLRITLYCTDDTWWHRNVTYNDDDPPTYNDGDPLTSLSCALTAWESTDWTTWDRVTTVASKWQGSVSVLVGRWAQLASRATKLHNTCKEVATEAANRVTTATTRARELQDEAAHDGTAQENMAELGQALGREEGAEVVAGHGAQKRREARVAASEARRATMVRQRLEVALCLLKRLVDTCDKATAFPRELQRLLGDIEAAMKTINWASPGLPEGLVAKVVEAERLWEANARLAKGHLVGAVPDAIKFLFTGGPTSPRACGVAERCKRATKDIPRLLQTPECPQSIPKVSPVSTELQEVSAPQLQVMVDVVAILGVVAATMTGPHRATCLHNSENSLHEDVKNFIRSLRSILNHGGVTSLGWALATLRATPGTTWADMRFAAKARWELVAKLVDSWDQLAREATKLRDVCGKVVKARQLMVALIREDVTWEMAPHDSQVAAATNEAMGEDGVATMWPMAATRWGHWAVVALEPLQRLVAACDRVTLFYWNMEWQLRDIEAILKGTNEASPDVPKSKLDEVAEFERLWRASTRLAKDHLLGTLELIDNILLSPSARQGVSSGPGSRAVAERCQRAIKDIPRLLRDSDVTAVTSSGE